The Rhodocytophaga rosea genome has a segment encoding these proteins:
- a CDS encoding vWA domain-containing protein, which yields MIQRQTSLSRNIVQFCRFLRQHGFTLSVEEEATALQSLSFIDYSSNHLFRQALKSVLCRSLKQVEAFDDLFTEYWKELEKALESGVQTQAKPVHKPGVQETSFKALKSWLNGNKNEETEEAALYSRHQSLSQTDFSKVPSSELDELMRVIKALARRLAAQQNRRYEHSLKIDQPDLRRTLRKNMRLGGELMEIAFKKPKRNREKLILLCDVSKSMELYSAFLLQFMFAFSQVYSHTETFVFSTSLHNISPLLKKQDFTSALQLMQSQHHNWYGGTRIGESLHQFVQEYSGKLLNKRTTVLILSDGWDSGDIDLLEQSISHIHARSKKVIWLNPLAGFSAYQPSVAGMKAAMPYIDIFAPAHNAESLRKLGKWL from the coding sequence TTGATACAAAGGCAAACTTCCCTTTCCAGGAATATCGTACAATTCTGCCGTTTTTTGCGGCAACATGGCTTTACGCTGAGTGTAGAAGAAGAAGCTACCGCCCTGCAAAGCCTTTCCTTCATAGATTACAGCAGTAATCATTTATTCAGGCAGGCGCTTAAATCGGTATTGTGCCGTAGCCTCAAACAAGTGGAAGCATTCGATGATCTGTTTACAGAGTACTGGAAAGAACTGGAAAAAGCCCTGGAATCTGGCGTTCAAACACAGGCCAAACCAGTACATAAACCAGGCGTACAGGAAACTTCCTTTAAGGCGTTAAAATCCTGGCTGAATGGAAACAAAAACGAAGAAACCGAAGAAGCAGCTTTGTATAGCAGGCACCAGAGCTTATCTCAGACAGATTTCTCCAAAGTCCCATCCAGTGAACTCGACGAACTCATGCGAGTGATTAAGGCCTTAGCTAGACGACTGGCCGCTCAACAAAACAGACGCTATGAACATTCCCTGAAAATAGACCAGCCTGATTTGCGGAGAACCTTGCGGAAAAATATGCGGCTGGGCGGAGAATTGATGGAAATTGCTTTTAAAAAACCCAAACGCAACCGCGAAAAACTAATATTGTTGTGTGATGTGAGCAAATCGATGGAGCTATATTCAGCTTTTTTATTGCAATTTATGTTTGCTTTCAGTCAGGTATATTCCCACACCGAAACATTTGTATTCAGCACTTCCCTGCACAACATTTCTCCTCTGTTGAAAAAACAGGATTTCACCAGTGCCTTACAGTTGATGCAATCCCAGCACCACAATTGGTATGGCGGCACCCGGATTGGGGAAAGCCTGCATCAGTTTGTACAGGAATATTCGGGTAAGCTGTTAAATAAACGCACCACTGTACTCATTCTCAGCGATGGCTGGGATTCCGGAGATATTGACCTGCTGGAACAAAGCATATCGCATATTCATGCCAGATCAAAAAAAGTGATCTGGCTGAATCCACTGGCCGGTTTTTCTGCCTATCAGCCATCCGTAGCAGGAATGAAAGCTGCCATGCCCTATATTGATATTTTTGCCCCGGCACATAATGCCGAAAGTTTAAGAAAACTGGGTAAATGGCTGTGA
- a CDS encoding AAA family ATPase, with protein sequence MNHPTTSLANISSLLLEQGYITDASVSMSVFLSLQLNKPLLIEGPAGVGKTEIAKVMARVLETDLIRLQCYEGLDAAHALYEWNYQRQLLHLKMLEQEKQSVEDKEKTIFSEAFLMKRPLLQAITHHKKPVLLIDEVDRSDEEFESFLLEVLSEWQITIPETGTIKATHIPQVILTSNRTRELSEALRRRCLYLHIGYPDFEKEWMIVSKKVPHIDVKLGEQICRFMQNLRQMKLEKTPGIAETLDWALALSTLHISHLDKSTVEQTLGVILKDWQDTRQVQMSLSELLEKTGIYSKLDSL encoded by the coding sequence ATGAACCATCCGACAACCTCTTTAGCCAATATAAGTTCCCTGTTGCTTGAACAAGGATACATTACCGATGCCTCTGTCTCCATGTCTGTGTTTCTTTCGCTGCAATTGAACAAACCTTTATTGATCGAAGGTCCGGCCGGGGTGGGAAAAACAGAAATTGCAAAGGTAATGGCCAGGGTGTTGGAAACCGACCTGATCCGCCTGCAATGTTACGAAGGACTGGATGCAGCCCATGCGCTATATGAATGGAACTACCAGCGGCAGTTATTGCATTTGAAGATGCTGGAGCAGGAAAAACAATCGGTAGAGGATAAGGAAAAAACCATTTTCAGTGAGGCTTTTCTGATGAAACGGCCACTGTTGCAAGCCATTACCCACCACAAAAAACCAGTGTTGCTGATAGATGAAGTTGACCGTTCGGATGAAGAATTTGAAAGCTTTTTACTGGAAGTACTCAGCGAATGGCAGATCACCATTCCGGAAACCGGCACCATTAAAGCGACCCATATTCCTCAGGTTATACTCACCAGCAACCGGACCAGAGAACTATCCGAAGCCTTACGCAGGCGATGTTTATACCTGCACATTGGTTATCCTGATTTTGAGAAAGAATGGATGATTGTGAGTAAAAAAGTGCCACATATTGATGTGAAGCTAGGCGAACAAATCTGCAGATTTATGCAAAACCTCCGCCAGATGAAACTCGAAAAAACGCCAGGTATTGCCGAAACCCTCGACTGGGCGCTGGCCCTTTCTACCCTGCACATTTCCCATCTGGACAAATCAACGGTAGAACAAACGCTGGGTGTCATCTTGAAAGACTGGCAGGATACCCGGCAAGTACAGATGAGCCTGAGCGAACTTCTGGAGAAAACTGGAATCTACTCCAAACTCGATTCACTTTGA
- a CDS encoding FAD binding domain-containing protein: protein MIPVEFEYKKAKTLDDALTALSSGNSKVLAGGHSLIPAMKLRLNQPALLVDIANIPALKGIREENGEIVINAATTHGDIERSKLIKEKLPFFNAAASMIGDVQVRNKGTIGGSLAHADPSADWPALVLASDASIEVASTSGNRTIHATDFFNGLFSTALQENEIITAVRIPIPAAGAKSVYLKFENPASRFAVVGCAVLRLATKQTSIAFTGVADYAFRDTNAETAVSGKNLDEDTINDAVNAAVFGVNVLSDNFASEDYRKHLAQVYLRRALQAVS, encoded by the coding sequence ATGATACCTGTTGAATTCGAATATAAAAAAGCAAAAACCCTGGACGATGCCTTGACCGCATTATCTTCAGGCAATAGCAAAGTATTAGCCGGAGGTCATAGCTTGATTCCAGCCATGAAATTGCGGTTAAATCAGCCTGCTCTGCTGGTAGATATAGCTAATATTCCTGCCCTCAAAGGAATCAGGGAAGAAAACGGAGAAATTGTTATCAACGCAGCCACTACCCATGGGGATATTGAGCGAAGTAAACTGATAAAAGAAAAACTTCCCTTTTTTAATGCAGCTGCCAGTATGATTGGCGACGTACAGGTACGAAACAAGGGAACTATTGGCGGAAGCCTGGCACACGCCGATCCATCCGCTGACTGGCCTGCTTTGGTACTAGCTTCTGATGCCAGTATCGAGGTAGCCAGCACGAGCGGAAATAGAACCATACATGCTACTGACTTCTTTAATGGCTTATTTTCTACCGCTTTGCAGGAAAATGAAATTATTACAGCCGTCCGGATTCCCATTCCGGCGGCAGGTGCAAAATCAGTATACCTGAAGTTTGAAAATCCAGCTTCCAGGTTTGCGGTAGTTGGATGTGCTGTGCTCCGTTTGGCTACTAAACAAACCAGCATCGCTTTTACTGGAGTAGCAGATTATGCTTTCCGGGATACCAATGCAGAAACGGCTGTTTCCGGAAAAAACCTGGATGAAGATACGATTAATGATGCGGTGAATGCGGCTGTGTTTGGCGTAAATGTTCTCAGCGATAATTTTGCCTCAGAGGACTACCGCAAACATCTAGCGCAAGTATACCTGAGAAGAGCTTTACAAGCGGTTTCCTGA
- a CDS encoding xanthine dehydrogenase family protein molybdopterin-binding subunit has product MSTTNGIIGKSVKRVEDKRFITGRGKYTDDIILPLQTYASFVRSPYAHARILSVDIEAAKAMPGVLAIYTGADVADINGVPCGWLVNFKNGTPMKEPKHPLLVADKARHVGDAVAVVIAETQEKAKDAAQMVMVDYEELPAVVNAAEAVKPGMPSVHDIAPDNICYDWELGNPKAEVDEAMSKAAHITSLEFVNQRLVPNAIEPRSYNAQYDSTSERYTLYTSTQNPHLIRLLMCAFVLGIPEHKVKVVGPDVGGGFGSKIFHYTEEALLTWASKKLKRPVKWTAERTESFLTDAHGRDHITKAEMGFDKDGNILALRVNTYANMGAYLSTFSTCVPTYLHGTLLQGLYTTPKINVDVTAVFTHTTPVDAYRGAGRPEATYLLERLMDLAALEMNIDPAELRLKNFIPPFDGVTQPGYQTQVALQYDSGNYHGVLEKGLAMLGYKDFRKQQKEAAKNGKLLGVGFSTYIEACGIAPSAVVGSLGARAGLYEVGQVRVQPTGKVSVFTGAHSHGQGHETTFAQVVADKLGIPMEDVEIIHGDTESVAFGMGTYGSRSLAVGGSAIVKSIDKIVEKGKKIAAHKLEANADDMEFANGKFTVKGTDKSLSFGDIALTAYVPHIYPKDLEPGLDFSSFYDPTNFTYPFGCHIAVVEVDKETGKVTLKRFIAVDDVGNVINPMIVEGQIHGGVAQGVGQALYEGAEYDNNGQLTNASYMDYCMPRADDLPMFETATQVTPCPHNPLGVKGAGEAGAIGSTPAVVNAVIDALWSGGHKVKDIRMPLKSERVWRAMQTTVN; this is encoded by the coding sequence ATGAGCACGACCAATGGAATCATCGGAAAATCCGTAAAACGGGTGGAAGACAAACGCTTTATAACCGGCAGAGGCAAATATACCGACGACATTATACTGCCCTTGCAGACCTATGCTTCTTTTGTCCGGAGTCCCTATGCCCATGCCAGAATACTATCTGTAGATATTGAAGCTGCTAAAGCGATGCCGGGCGTATTGGCTATATATACCGGAGCTGATGTGGCTGACATAAATGGCGTACCCTGCGGCTGGCTTGTCAATTTCAAGAATGGCACTCCCATGAAAGAACCCAAGCATCCTCTGCTTGTAGCAGATAAAGCCCGGCATGTAGGAGATGCAGTAGCCGTAGTTATTGCTGAAACCCAGGAAAAGGCAAAAGATGCGGCGCAAATGGTGATGGTGGACTATGAAGAATTGCCTGCTGTAGTGAATGCGGCCGAAGCCGTAAAACCAGGAATGCCTTCCGTTCATGATATTGCTCCGGATAACATCTGTTACGACTGGGAACTGGGCAATCCGAAAGCAGAAGTAGACGAAGCCATGTCTAAGGCTGCCCATATTACCAGCCTGGAATTTGTAAACCAGCGCCTGGTGCCCAATGCCATCGAGCCCCGCAGTTATAACGCCCAGTATGATTCTACCAGTGAACGCTATACGCTCTATACCAGTACCCAGAATCCTCATTTGATCCGCTTATTGATGTGTGCATTTGTGCTTGGCATACCGGAACACAAGGTAAAAGTAGTAGGGCCTGATGTAGGCGGGGGATTCGGCAGCAAAATATTCCACTATACGGAAGAAGCCTTATTAACCTGGGCTTCTAAAAAACTCAAGCGGCCTGTGAAATGGACAGCCGAACGCACCGAAAGTTTCTTAACCGATGCGCACGGACGGGATCATATTACCAAAGCTGAAATGGGATTTGATAAAGACGGCAACATCCTGGCTTTACGGGTGAATACCTATGCCAATATGGGCGCTTATCTTTCTACCTTCTCTACCTGCGTTCCTACCTATCTGCATGGCACTTTACTTCAGGGTTTGTACACGACTCCTAAAATTAATGTAGATGTCACAGCTGTATTCACGCATACCACCCCAGTCGATGCGTATAGGGGCGCTGGAAGACCGGAAGCTACCTATCTGCTCGAACGCTTAATGGATTTGGCTGCCCTCGAAATGAATATAGACCCGGCAGAACTCCGGCTCAAGAATTTCATTCCTCCATTTGATGGCGTAACACAACCCGGTTACCAAACCCAGGTAGCCCTGCAATATGACAGTGGCAATTATCATGGCGTATTAGAAAAAGGACTAGCCATGCTGGGCTATAAAGATTTCCGCAAACAGCAAAAAGAAGCTGCCAAGAATGGGAAACTGCTCGGCGTTGGCTTTTCTACCTATATCGAAGCCTGTGGTATTGCCCCTTCGGCTGTAGTAGGTTCACTGGGAGCCAGAGCCGGTTTGTATGAGGTAGGCCAGGTACGGGTACAACCTACTGGCAAAGTGAGTGTATTTACCGGAGCCCATTCCCATGGACAAGGCCATGAAACTACGTTTGCCCAGGTAGTAGCAGACAAACTGGGTATACCTATGGAAGATGTGGAAATCATTCACGGAGATACGGAAAGCGTGGCATTTGGTATGGGTACTTATGGTTCCAGAAGTCTGGCCGTGGGTGGTTCAGCTATAGTAAAAAGTATTGATAAAATTGTAGAAAAAGGCAAGAAAATCGCTGCCCACAAACTCGAAGCCAATGCCGATGATATGGAATTTGCCAATGGAAAATTCACCGTTAAAGGTACGGACAAATCACTCAGCTTTGGCGATATTGCCTTAACCGCCTATGTTCCGCATATTTACCCCAAAGACCTCGAGCCCGGCCTGGATTTCAGCAGTTTCTACGACCCAACTAATTTTACCTATCCGTTTGGCTGCCATATTGCCGTAGTGGAAGTGGATAAGGAAACTGGAAAAGTAACGCTCAAGCGTTTTATCGCCGTAGATGATGTGGGCAATGTGATTAATCCGATGATTGTAGAAGGGCAAATTCATGGCGGTGTAGCGCAAGGCGTGGGACAAGCTTTGTATGAAGGAGCCGAATACGACAACAATGGCCAGCTAACCAATGCTTCCTATATGGATTATTGTATGCCAAGGGCCGATGATCTGCCTATGTTTGAAACAGCCACTCAGGTAACACCCTGTCCGCATAATCCCCTGGGTGTAAAAGGTGCAGGGGAAGCAGGGGCCATTGGTTCTACGCCAGCTGTGGTAAATGCCGTAATTGATGCCCTCTGGAGTGGCGGCCATAAAGTGAAAGACATCCGCATGCCGCTGAAATCAGAAAGAGTATGGCGGGCGATGCAGACTACGGTAAATTAA
- a CDS encoding (2Fe-2S)-binding protein, with translation MKIHMKVNGVEHTHEVEPRLLLVSYLRDVLRLTGTHVGCDTSICGACTVHVDNQPVKSCTMFAVQADGCEVTTIEGLAKEELHPLQEGFKEMHGLQCGFCTPGIIMTMANYIQHSPNASEEEIRDCLKGHICRCTGYHNIVKAVQYAANKVKKEEVTL, from the coding sequence ATGAAAATTCATATGAAGGTGAATGGCGTGGAACATACCCATGAGGTAGAACCCCGCTTACTTCTGGTCAGTTACCTGCGCGATGTATTGCGGCTTACCGGAACACACGTAGGCTGCGATACCAGCATTTGCGGCGCTTGTACAGTTCATGTGGACAATCAGCCAGTTAAAAGCTGTACCATGTTTGCTGTGCAGGCAGATGGTTGTGAAGTTACTACCATTGAAGGCCTGGCCAAAGAAGAACTACATCCACTACAGGAAGGATTTAAAGAAATGCATGGCCTGCAATGCGGTTTCTGCACACCAGGTATTATCATGACCATGGCAAACTACATTCAGCATTCCCCCAATGCGTCAGAAGAAGAGATCCGCGATTGTCTGAAAGGACACATTTGCCGGTGTACAGGATATCATAATATTGTAAAAGCGGTACAATATGCAGCTAATAAAGTAAAGAAAGAGGAGGTAACCCTATGA
- a CDS encoding CoxG family protein — MQLTGKQVLNASPSKVWEKLMDTNTLARVIPGVTTLERTGENSFVSTLQIKMGPVNGSFSGNLQLEEITEQKNFTLKVQQNSKIGNTNAAIKVDLIPVSSTQTEVSFDGDAQLSGLLAGMGQRVIGGVANTLTKQFFTNLEKELEAS, encoded by the coding sequence ATGCAACTTACCGGCAAACAAGTCTTAAATGCGAGTCCTTCTAAAGTTTGGGAGAAACTAATGGATACGAACACTTTAGCCAGAGTGATTCCCGGAGTAACTACATTGGAACGGACCGGAGAGAATTCATTTGTTTCTACGCTGCAGATTAAAATGGGACCTGTTAATGGTTCATTTTCGGGTAATCTGCAATTAGAAGAGATCACAGAACAAAAGAACTTCACCCTGAAAGTTCAGCAAAACAGTAAGATCGGCAATACCAATGCTGCTATCAAAGTAGACCTTATTCCTGTGAGTAGTACCCAAACTGAAGTTTCCTTTGATGGCGATGCCCAACTCTCCGGATTACTGGCCGGAATGGGCCAACGGGTGATAGGTGGCGTTGCGAATACATTAACCAAACAGTTTTTTACCAATCTGGAAAAAGAACTGGAAGCATCTTAA
- the hemA gene encoding glutamyl-tRNA reductase, giving the protein MTSLFKAVSLSYKNAPIKVRECVSLNETECKQLLNYLKSNLRLAEVLVLSTCNRTEVYYQAPQDYSQQIIEGIGLVKKLNNLDEIVSFFDVIDSQVEAIRHLFYVSVGLESQVIGDLQIVNQVKRAYQYTTDMGMAGPFLHKLMQSVFSTSKRVVQETGFRDGAASVSYATVELVRELTAGLIHPQVLIIGLGEIGADVCKNLCKAGIGNILVANRTLEKSQAMAAEYPVEVIEWAQISDHVAKADVVISAVPGMQPFLRKSFIEKLSIPDYKYFIDLSMPRSIENSIETIPGVLLFNIDAIKSKASQALEKRKAAIPQVKELIADATQTFSEWVQETAISPVIHGLKESLEQIRQGEINRFMKNMTEEENKKVEQITKSIIQKILKSPVVELKAACKRDDAEQLSEALRALFKLEDSQI; this is encoded by the coding sequence ATGACCAGTTTGTTCAAAGCAGTAAGTTTATCCTACAAAAATGCTCCGATTAAAGTACGGGAATGTGTGTCTCTTAATGAAACGGAGTGCAAACAGCTACTAAATTATCTTAAATCAAATCTCCGGCTGGCAGAGGTACTCGTGCTTTCTACCTGTAACCGGACCGAAGTATATTACCAGGCACCACAAGACTATTCGCAGCAGATTATTGAAGGTATTGGATTGGTGAAAAAACTCAATAACCTGGATGAAATTGTTTCCTTTTTTGATGTAATTGATTCTCAGGTAGAAGCGATCCGGCATTTATTTTATGTTTCAGTGGGACTGGAATCTCAGGTAATCGGAGATCTGCAGATTGTAAACCAAGTAAAAAGAGCCTATCAATACACAACTGATATGGGAATGGCTGGCCCATTTTTGCATAAATTGATGCAGAGTGTTTTTTCGACCAGTAAGCGGGTAGTACAGGAAACCGGTTTCAGGGATGGAGCCGCTTCTGTTTCGTATGCAACTGTAGAATTGGTACGCGAACTGACTGCAGGACTTATTCATCCGCAAGTACTGATTATTGGACTGGGCGAAATTGGCGCAGATGTTTGTAAGAATTTATGCAAGGCCGGTATTGGGAACATCCTGGTTGCTAACCGGACCTTAGAAAAATCACAGGCAATGGCTGCCGAGTATCCGGTAGAAGTAATTGAGTGGGCGCAAATTTCTGATCATGTCGCAAAGGCTGATGTGGTAATTTCTGCGGTTCCTGGCATGCAGCCTTTCCTGAGAAAATCGTTTATCGAAAAACTGAGCATTCCAGACTATAAGTATTTTATTGACTTATCAATGCCCAGAAGCATAGAAAATAGCATTGAAACCATTCCTGGGGTACTGTTATTTAATATTGATGCCATTAAAAGTAAAGCTTCACAGGCACTCGAAAAACGCAAAGCCGCTATTCCGCAAGTAAAAGAACTGATTGCAGACGCTACACAGACTTTTTCTGAATGGGTACAGGAAACGGCTATTTCGCCGGTAATACATGGGTTGAAGGAAAGCCTTGAGCAGATCCGCCAGGGTGAAATTAACCGCTTTATGAAAAATATGACAGAGGAGGAGAATAAAAAGGTAGAACAGATCACTAAAAGTATTATTCAGAAAATACTTAAGTCTCCGGTAGTAGAACTAAAAGCCGCTTGCAAACGGGATGATGCCGAACAACTATCCGAAGCATTACGGGCTTTGTTCAAACTGGAAGATTCACAGATTTGA
- a CDS encoding Gfo/Idh/MocA family protein yields MNKSINRREFLKQSSTGALGLAFFPGLLRKVAPSDKLRVAHIGLGGMGTQHLKWFAALPDVEIVGLCDLDQDHLGTALKTLQGIHPDTKAKTYKDFRKVLENKDIDAITCATPDHWHAQIAIMAFQAGKDVYGEKPLSYDIKEGQEMLKNLKQYNRVFQMGNQIHASDNYHRVVELIQSGVIGNVHTVRLWKTGNPPDLGPAKVQRPPKTLDWDMWLGPAPYVDYIPQRCHFTYRYFLDYSGGVFADFWCHIADIVYWSIGPKGLKSVSSKGEKAPGIADVPNWLDIEYAFDGLNLYWTSQPPDVPGAAKRGIGAYFEGDKGTLLCDYGTREISLNGISDVPAITKTIPRSPGHQQNFVDAVKSRTQPESHLAYAREMTLPMHLGLISYRLGRKLNWDSENERFVDDKEADSYISREYRKKWKLV; encoded by the coding sequence ATGAATAAATCAATAAACCGGAGAGAATTCCTCAAACAAAGTAGTACTGGAGCCTTAGGCTTGGCATTTTTTCCCGGATTGTTACGAAAAGTTGCTCCCAGCGACAAATTAAGGGTAGCACATATTGGCTTAGGCGGGATGGGCACCCAGCATCTCAAGTGGTTTGCTGCCTTGCCCGACGTTGAGATTGTGGGTTTATGCGATCTGGACCAGGATCATCTGGGTACCGCTCTAAAAACATTGCAAGGCATTCATCCTGATACCAAAGCCAAAACATATAAAGATTTCCGCAAGGTACTGGAAAATAAAGATATAGATGCCATTACCTGTGCTACGCCCGACCATTGGCATGCACAGATTGCCATTATGGCGTTTCAGGCCGGAAAAGATGTGTATGGCGAAAAACCGCTGTCGTATGATATAAAGGAAGGTCAGGAAATGCTGAAAAACCTGAAGCAATACAACCGGGTATTCCAGATGGGGAATCAGATTCATGCCAGTGATAATTACCACCGGGTTGTTGAGCTCATTCAGTCCGGTGTGATTGGAAATGTGCATACGGTGCGCTTGTGGAAAACAGGTAATCCGCCAGATCTGGGTCCGGCCAAGGTACAAAGGCCCCCAAAAACCTTAGACTGGGATATGTGGTTAGGTCCAGCTCCGTATGTAGACTATATACCGCAACGCTGCCACTTTACCTACCGCTATTTTCTGGATTATTCCGGAGGTGTTTTTGCCGATTTCTGGTGCCACATTGCTGATATTGTCTACTGGTCTATCGGACCCAAAGGATTAAAAAGTGTAAGTTCCAAAGGAGAAAAAGCCCCAGGTATTGCAGATGTTCCCAACTGGCTTGATATTGAGTATGCATTTGACGGGCTCAATCTCTACTGGACCTCTCAGCCTCCGGATGTACCCGGAGCCGCCAAACGGGGCATCGGTGCTTACTTTGAAGGCGATAAAGGAACCCTGCTCTGCGATTATGGCACCCGTGAAATTTCGCTCAATGGCATATCCGACGTTCCAGCCATTACCAAAACCATCCCCCGTTCTCCCGGACACCAGCAGAACTTTGTAGATGCGGTAAAATCCCGTACCCAGCCGGAATCTCATCTGGCGTATGCCCGTGAAATGACACTTCCTATGCACTTGGGTTTAATTTCTTACCGCCTGGGCAGAAAACTGAACTGGGATAGCGAAAATGAACGGTTTGTGGATGATAAAGAGGCGGATAGCTATATATCCAGGGAATACCGCAAGAAGTGGAAGCTGGTGTAA
- a CDS encoding OmpA family protein — MNMFLRLLFMGVFVFLMLPVLAQDEQVSVEETPKEVAATTKKEGKKTKSEVKAYVSPYYSYDDDGDSVPNGRDKCPNTPKGEKVTPFGCPIDTDFDGMYDYEDKCITVPGPKENFGCPWGDKDNDGVKDNIDKCPDTPGVLRFAGCPVPPKKDTDGDGVYDDEDICLTVPGIIANRGCPEIKAEEKAALKKAFDNLLFETGKDVIKTSSYSSLNDLAKVLVNNPQANLHLEGHTDNVGEDDANLTLSQNRSESVKRYLVSKGVTEERITTDGFGESKPVADNDSDKGRSLNRRVVMVIRYE; from the coding sequence ATGAATATGTTTCTACGCTTATTATTTATGGGTGTTTTCGTTTTCCTTATGCTGCCTGTACTGGCGCAGGACGAACAGGTTTCTGTGGAAGAAACCCCAAAAGAAGTGGCTGCTACCACAAAAAAAGAGGGAAAGAAAACCAAGAGTGAGGTGAAGGCTTATGTTTCGCCTTATTACAGCTATGATGACGATGGTGATAGTGTTCCCAATGGCCGCGATAAATGCCCGAACACCCCAAAAGGAGAAAAAGTAACGCCTTTCGGTTGTCCGATTGATACCGATTTTGATGGTATGTATGATTATGAGGATAAATGTATCACCGTGCCAGGACCCAAAGAGAACTTTGGTTGCCCATGGGGTGATAAAGACAATGATGGTGTAAAAGATAATATCGACAAATGTCCTGATACGCCTGGTGTACTCCGTTTTGCCGGTTGTCCGGTTCCCCCCAAAAAAGATACCGATGGCGATGGAGTGTACGATGACGAGGATATTTGTTTAACCGTTCCTGGTATTATTGCCAACCGGGGTTGTCCGGAAATCAAGGCCGAAGAAAAAGCAGCGTTGAAAAAAGCCTTTGATAACCTGCTGTTTGAAACCGGTAAAGATGTGATTAAAACTTCTTCTTATAGCTCTCTTAATGATCTGGCTAAAGTGCTGGTAAATAATCCGCAGGCAAATCTGCACCTGGAAGGCCATACGGATAATGTGGGTGAAGATGATGCCAACCTGACCTTATCTCAGAACCGCTCTGAATCGGTAAAACGCTATCTGGTAAGCAAAGGCGTAACTGAAGAAAGAATTACTACGGATGGTTTTGGAGAATCCAAACCAGTGGCTGATAATGATTCTGATAAAGGAAGAAGCTTGAACCGAAGGGTGGTGATGGTAATCCGATATGAATAA
- a CDS encoding DUF4890 domain-containing protein → MKKIMVIIFLMIGSLGISFAQTAQTTPREKKTPEERAQLTTDRMVKGLALNEAQAAKLKEVNLQQAKKMEALKEEHAQERQELRKEATNIHASVEQEYKAILTPEQYQKYQQNREKQVEKRKGKIHERRPRR, encoded by the coding sequence ATGAAGAAGATAATGGTTATTATATTTCTGATGATAGGTTCATTGGGAATATCTTTTGCACAAACCGCTCAAACGACTCCCCGAGAAAAGAAAACACCTGAAGAAAGAGCTCAGTTAACGACTGACCGCATGGTGAAAGGATTAGCACTCAACGAAGCGCAGGCTGCTAAACTGAAAGAAGTGAATCTGCAACAGGCCAAAAAAATGGAGGCTTTGAAAGAGGAGCATGCACAGGAAAGGCAAGAACTTCGGAAAGAGGCTACTAACATTCATGCGTCTGTTGAACAGGAATACAAAGCGATCTTAACACCTGAGCAATACCAGAAATACCAGCAGAACAGGGAAAAGCAGGTAGAAAAAAGAAAAGGCAAGATTCATGAACGCAGGCCCAGAAGATAG